One segment of Theobroma cacao cultivar B97-61/B2 chromosome 9, Criollo_cocoa_genome_V2, whole genome shotgun sequence DNA contains the following:
- the LOC18589349 gene encoding pumilio homolog 6, chloroplastic has product MATESPIRISEMSGKWPTHQEAAAFSASSTNVAAEELRLLQRGHRYLPSGTEAVPNRSGSAPPSMEGSYLAIDNLISQQNPTVNLNSASLNSALEKCQSEEQLCAHPAYIAYYCSNVNLNPRLPPPLISWRNQHLKCQIGRFGNNQVLSSIDDSGNTFLHFSKGSLSTHKEVPEDDQSPRQSSDDLIESANGFLFGQDAASLVGQQKESVNLVQENFPCTSSPVYNQSQPLSYGITEMDYCDGDSNSLHDLSISAASTITSTLDADIGLSSRADQKTIPSSSSLSHPCTATASSVPYLQKGVLHNRDIHLKDEAIVGDASSSDVSVIESEMKGLNISTLRLQNSENHKNQEQKRRNYQNSLVQHQGPFQQPSNPFQVQTAKSQSTPQGVNGAYIGMDQFMQAPSKFAAEVQPVLQSSGFTPPFYATAGYMPTPNPFYTNVQAPGLHSPQYGVGGYGFNSSAVPPFITYPPNGAIPFVFDGPMGPNFNAQMPAVSSGGSIANGADMQHLNKFYGQFGYAAQSSFGDPLYMQCYQQPFGEAYGISGQYDPMARGGIVGSQNSAFDSHKGSNLAACTEDQKLQHQRGGGSSNLHTGRGGLMSPHYVGNPQNMIQYPSASFASPVMPGSQVAGTGVPVGKNDIRFAASSGIHSGWQPQRGFESSNDPQIYNFLEELKSGKGRRFELSDIVGHIVEFSADQHGSRFIQQKLENCSIEEKASVFKEVLPHASKLMTDVFGNYVIQKFFEYGSPEQRKELAYKLSGQILNFSLQMYGCRVIQKALEVIDLEQKAQLVRELDGHVMRCVRDQNGNHVIQKCIESVPTDKIGFIISAFHGQVATLSTHPYGCRVIQRVLEHCTDEQQCQFIVDEILESVCALAQDQYGNYVTQHVLERGKHQERSKIISKLSGYIVQLSQHKFASNVIEKCLEYGSPSEREVIVEEIVGHTEGNDNLLIMMKDQFANYVVQKIFETCTDNQRAVLLSRIRLHAHALKKYTYGKHIVARFEQLFGEENQTTGS; this is encoded by the exons ATGGCCACTGAGAGTCCAATTAGAATTTCAGAAATGAGTGGAAAATGGCCCACCCATCAGGAGGCTGCAGCATTTTCAGCATCATCTACTAATGTCGCAGCAGAAGAATTAAGACTGCTTCAAAGGGGTCATAGGTATCTTCCGAGTGGAACAGAGGCAGTCCCTAATCGTAGTGGAAGTGCTCCTCCAAGCATGGAGGGTTCTTATTTGGCCATAGATAACCTTATATCCCAGCAAAACCCCACTGTTAATTTGAACTCAGCTAGTTTGAACAGTGCACTAGAAAAATGCCAGTCTGAAGAACAGTTATGTGCTCATCCAGCTTACATAGCATATTACTGTTCAAATGTCAATCTTAACCCTAGACTTCCTCCTCCACTCATCTCATGGAGGAATCAGCATCTCAAGTGTCAAATTGGTAGGTTTGGCAATAATCAGGTTTTGAGTTCTATAGATGACAGTGGTAATACTTTTTTGCATTTCTCAAAAGGCTCCCTTTCTACACACAAGGAAGTGCCAGAGGATGATCAGTCACCCCGACAATCTTCTGATGATTTGATAGAAAGCGCTAATGGGTTTTTGTTTGGACAGGATGCAGCTTCACTGGTTGGCCAACAGAAAGAATCTGTCAATTTAGTACAG GAAAACTTCCCCTGCACTTCATCACCTGTATATAATCAGTCTCAACCTCTAAGTTATGGAATAACAGAAATGGATTATTGTGACGGTGATTCCAATTCCCTGCATGACCTCTCTATTAGTGCTGCAAGTACTATTACATCAACTTTGGACGCAGATATTGGGCTATCATCAAGAGCTGATCAAAAGACTATACCTAGTTCAAGCTCATTGTCCCACCCTTGTACAGCAACCGCATCGTCCGTGCCTTATCTTCAAAAAGGAGTTCTACATAACAGAGATATCCATCTGAAGGATGAAGCTATTGTTGGCGATGCTAGTAGTTCAGATGTTTCTGTCATTGAGTCTGAGATGAAAGGTCTTAATATATCTACCCTGCGCCTGCAAAATTCTGAAAATCATAAGAATCAAGAACAGAAGCGACGTAACTATCAGAATAGTTTGGTCCAACACCAAGGACCATTCCAACAACCAAGcaacccatttcaggttcaaaCTGCCAAGTCCCAATCAACTCCTCAGGGAGTAAATGGTGCATACATTGGCATGGATCAGTTTATGCAAGCCCCCTCCAAGTTTGCAGCTGAGGTACAGCCGGTACTCCAGTCATCTGGGTTCACACCACCATTTTATGCAACTGCAGGATACATGCCTACACCAAATCCATTTTATACAAACGTTCAAGCTCCAGGTTTACATTCTCCTCAGTATGGTGTAGGTGGATATGGTTTTAATTCTTCTGCTGTTCCCCCATTTATCACTTACCCACCCAATGGTGCTAttccatttgtttttgatGGCCCTATGGGCCCAAACTTCAATGCTCAAATGCCTGCTGTTTCATCTGGTGGAAGCATTGCAAATGGAGCTGATATGCAACACCTTAACAAGTTCTATGGGCAGTTTGGATATGCAGCCCAATCTTCCTTTGGTGACCCCCTTTATATGCAATGTTACCAACAGCCATTTGGGGAAGCGTATGGTATTTCTGGTCAGTATGACCCTATGGCTAGGGGTGGCATTGTTGGGAGCCAGAATAGTGCTTTTGACTCTCATAAAGGGTCAAACCTTGCTGCTTGCACGGAGGATCAGAAACTACAACATCAGCGAGGTGGAGGATCAAGTAATCTGCATACAGGTAGAGGAGGGTTGATGAGCCCTCATTACGTTGGAAAccctcaaaacatgatacaaTATCCGTCTGCATCGTTTGCTAGTCCAGTTATGCCTGGATCTCAAGTAGCGGGGACAGGTGTTCCTGTTGGGAAGAATGACATTAGATTTGCAGCTAGTTCTGGTATACATTCTGGATGGCAACCTCAAAGAGGATTTGAGAGTTCTAATGACCCCCagatatataattttcttgaAGAGTTGAAATCTGGGAAAGGCCGAAGATTTGAGCTATCTGATATTGTAGGACATATTGTTGAATTCAG TGCTGATCAACATGGGAGTCGATTTATTCAGCAAAAGTTAGAAAATTGTAGCATTGAGGAGAAGGCGTCTGTGTTCAAAGAAGTTCTTCCACATGCTTCCAAACTGATGACTGATGTCTTTGGTAACTATGTCATTCAGAAG TTTTTTGAGTATGGAAGCCCTGAGCAGAGAAAGGAACTTGCCTATAAGCTTTCTGGtcagattttgaattttagtcTGCAAATGTATGGCTGTCGTGTAATACAAAAG GCACTTGAAGTTATTGATCTTGAACAAAAAGCTCAGCTTGTTCGTGAACTGGATGGACATGTTATGAGATGTGTACGTGATCAAAATGGAAATCATGTCATACAGAAGTGCATTGAGAGTGTTCCTACTGACAAAATTGGGTTTATAATTTCTGCTTTTCATGGTCAAGTTGCCACACTTTCTACTCATCCTTATGGTTGCCGTGTCATACAG AGGGTTTTAGAACATTGCACAGACGAGCAGCAATGCCAATTTATAGTGGATGAAATCTTGGAATCTGTTTGTGCTCTTGCTCAGGACCAATATGGGAATTATGTTACCCAG CACGTATTGGAGAGGGGAAAGCATCAAGAAAGAAGCAAAATTATTAGCAAGTTGTCTGGGTATATTGTGCAACTGAGCCAGCATAAATTTGCATCAAATGTTATTGAGAAATGCTTGGAGTATGGTAGTCCCTCTGAACGAGAAGTAATAGTTGAGGAGATTGTTGGACATACTGAGGGAAATGATAATTTATTG ATAATGATGAAGGACCAATTTGCAAATTATGTTGTCCAGAAGATTTTTGAAACATGTACAGATAATCAACGAGCAGTACTGCTTAGTCGCATCAGATTGCATGCTCATGCTTTGAAAAAATATACTTATGGAAAACACATTGTTGCTCGGTTTGAGCAGCTATTTGGAGAAG AAAATCAGACTACAGGGTCTTGA
- the LOC18589348 gene encoding peptidyl-prolyl cis-trans isomerase CYP59: MSVLIVTSLGDIVIDLYTDKCPLTSKNFLKLCRIKYYNGCLFHTVQKDFTAQTGDPTGTGSGGDSVYKFLYGDQARFFGDEIHLDLKHAKKGTVAMASAGENLNASQFYFTLRDDLDYLDGKHTVFGEVAEGFATLTRINEAYVDEKNRPYKNIRIKHTYILEDPFDDPPQLSELIPDASPEGKPKDEVDDDVRLEDDWVPMDEQLGTAELEEVLRAKDAHSRAVVLESIGDIPDAEIKPPENVLFVCKLNPVTEDEDLHTIFSRFGTVLSAEVIRDYKTGDSLCYAFIEFETKEACEQAYFKMDNALIDDRRIHVDFSQSVAKLWSQYRRKDHQKGQGGCFKCGALDHIAKDCTGGPSTKLQPSKYILKDENIQHGGASSSRYEMVFDGDTPQSPRQGKRHRARDPDDHEYRYKVNKYSSDAIEGKDFNDKDRQRNRRRDNRVDVGQSGGRRDEKYLKDDIKGEMHMDRQRGRDEHSRRKSSSDICGDDRRDDGDHRKRYADNDSPPNRRHNGDHKKSGDRNIYVDKRDERDYWKKNADSNKRDTRNDPSYRKSGSNDHGHKHRRAERTDRHQRMEKDDYDRDGRHRGDRKR; the protein is encoded by the exons ATGTCAGTTCTAATAGTGACAAGCTTAGGCGATATTGTGATAGATTTGTACACAGACAAATGCCCCTTGACCtccaaaaatttcttaaagCTTTGCAG GATTAAGTATTATAATGGGTGTCTGTTTCACACGGTTCAAAAGGATTTTACCGCCCAAACAGGGGACCCAACTGGGACGGGGTCTGGTGGAGACTCGGTGTATAA ATTCCTATATGGGGATCAGGCTCGATTTTTCGGTGATGAGATTCATCTTGATTTGAAGCATGCTAAGAAAGGCACTGTTGCAATGGCTAGTGCTGGGGAGAACCTTAATGCTTCCCAG ttcTATTTCACACTTCGTGACGATCTAGACTATCTTGACGGGAAGCACACA GTGTTTGGGGAGGTTGCTGAAGGGTTTGCAACTTTGACCAGGATAAATGAAGCTTATGTGGATGAGAAGAACAGGCCATATAAGAATATCAG AATcaaacacacatatatattaGAGGATCCCTTTGATGATCCTCCCCAATTGTCTGAGTTGATTCCCGATGCTTCCCCTGAAGGAAAACCAAAGGATGAG gttgatgatgatgttcGACTTGAAGATGATTGGGTTCCCATGGATGAACAATTAGGTACTGCAGAACTTGAGGAGGTTCTCCGTGCAAAGGATGCCCATTCAAGAGCAGTTGTACTTGAAAGT ATTGGGGATATTCCTGATGCTGAGATTAAGCCTCCTGAGAATGTTCTATTTGTTTGTAAACTGAATCCAGTCACTGAA GATGAGGACTTACATACTATCTTTTCACGTTTTGGAACTGTACTATC GGCTGAGGTAATCCGTGATTATAAGACTGGAGACAGCTTATGCTATGCTTTCATTG AATTTGAGACCAAAGAGGCATGTGAACAAGCATATttcaag ATGGATAATGCCTTGATTGATGATAGAAGGATACATGTGGATTTTAGTCAAAGTGTTGCAAAACTTTGGTCCCAGTACAGGCGCAAGGATCACCAAAAGGGTCAAG GAGGTTGCTTCAAATGTGGTGCTCTTGATCACATTGCCAAGGACTGTACTGGGGGACCTTCCACCAAGCTGCAGCcttcaaaatatatattaaaggaTGAAAACATACAGCATGGTGGAGCCAGTAGCTCAAG GTATGAGATGGTATTTGATGGAGACACTCCACAGAGTCCCAGGCAAGGAAAAAGACATCGAGCCCGTGATCCTGATGACCATGAATACAGATATAAAGTGAACAAGTATAGTTCTGATGCTATTGAGGGGAAAGACTTCAATGATAAGGATAGGCAGAGAAACAGAAGAAGAGATAACAGAGTGGATGTGGGTCAATCTGGTGGGAGGAGAGATGAAAAGTATCTTAAAGACGACATTAAGGGAGAAATGCATATGGACAGACAAAGAGGGAGAGATGAGCACAGTCGCAGAAAAAGCAGTTCAGATATTTGTGGTGATGACCGGAGAGATGATGGAGATCACAGAAAGAGATATGCTGACAACGATAGTCCTCCAAATAGAAGGCACAATGGAGATCATAAAAAGAGTGGTGATCGTAATATCTATGTGGACAAGAGGGATGAGAGAGattattggaagaaaaatgcaGATAGCAACAAACGAGACACAAGGAATGACCCAAGTTACAGAAAAAGTGGTTCAAATGACCATGGCCATAAACATCGAAGGGCAGAACGAACAGATAGGCATCAACGCATGGAAAAAGATGATTATGATAGAGATGGAAGACACCGAGGTGATAGGAAGAGATAG